One Novipirellula caenicola DNA segment encodes these proteins:
- a CDS encoding metallophosphoesterase produces the protein MSRFIAVGDIHGCSKTFEKLLEILDLRRDDTLLCTGDLSSKGEDSRGVHDQLLRLQHRGVRLVLLLGNHELMLLAMQRLVGADVDLTAFPPSMFRGADISFFIRSNETWATLKSYGLPCADNADFWAFQHDHPERHFEKVTRKLQRTDWELPQPHLDLLSQCKTHHIERNCLFVHSGIRPSSLQMDDAHRAIESQIAADARDLCWTRDGLGHAPRFPELIVHGHTPLFYLYSFIPDTTPWRDEELIFKSVVHDGALNLDSGVFLEAGHLTAVEIPESGRPCDFRFIRVPRLDPVCKDRLWHFNYR, from the coding sequence ATGAGCCGATTTATTGCGGTAGGCGATATTCATGGGTGCAGCAAAACCTTTGAAAAATTGCTCGAGATTCTGGACCTGCGTCGCGATGACACGCTTCTGTGCACAGGAGATCTATCGTCCAAAGGCGAAGACTCACGCGGGGTTCACGACCAATTGCTTCGGTTGCAACACCGCGGCGTGCGACTGGTGCTGTTGCTCGGCAACCATGAGCTAATGCTGCTGGCCATGCAGCGCCTAGTCGGCGCCGACGTCGACCTCACCGCGTTTCCGCCGTCGATGTTTCGTGGAGCCGATATCAGCTTCTTCATACGCAGCAATGAGACCTGGGCAACACTCAAATCGTACGGTCTGCCGTGTGCCGACAATGCGGACTTTTGGGCATTTCAACACGATCACCCTGAACGACATTTCGAAAAAGTAACGCGAAAACTCCAGCGTACGGATTGGGAACTTCCTCAGCCGCATTTGGATCTGCTGTCGCAGTGCAAGACGCATCATATCGAGCGAAACTGCTTGTTCGTGCATTCCGGAATTCGTCCATCCAGTCTGCAGATGGACGACGCACACCGCGCCATCGAATCCCAAATTGCCGCCGACGCAAGAGACCTGTGTTGGACCCGCGACGGGCTCGGCCACGCCCCCCGCTTTCCGGAACTGATCGTTCATGGACACACACCGCTCTTTTATTTGTACTCGTTCATTCCCGATACCACTCCCTGGCGCGACGAAGAGTTGATCTTCAAATCCGTCGTCCATGATGGCGCGCTGAATTTAGATAGCGGCGTTTTCCTCGAGGCTGGCCATTTGACCGCCGTCGAGATTCCCGAAAGCGGCCGTCCCTGCGATTTTCGCTTCATTCGCGTCCCCCGCCTGGACCCAGTTTGCAAGGACCGTCTGTGGCACTTCAACTATCGCTAA